One part of the Acetoanaerobium sticklandii genome encodes these proteins:
- the tpiA gene encoding triose-phosphate isomerase — protein sequence MRKPIIAGNWKMHKTIAEALEFVEKIKAEVAGTDVETVICAPFTQLKDIKQAVKDTNIKVGAQNMHYEEKGAFTGEISAAMLKELMVDYVIIGHSERRQYFNETDETVNKKVKKALAYDITPIMCVGESLEEREAEKTKEIVKDQTMKGLEGLTNEQVSSLVIAYEPIWAIGTGKTASSQDANEVIAYIREVVKDMYSEEVSEEVRIQYGGSVKPSNVEEIMNESDIDGALVGGASLEASDFTALVNF from the coding sequence ATGAGAAAACCTATAATAGCTGGAAATTGGAAAATGCATAAAACAATAGCCGAGGCGCTTGAGTTTGTAGAAAAAATTAAAGCTGAGGTTGCTGGAACGGATGTAGAGACAGTTATTTGCGCTCCATTTACACAGCTAAAGGATATAAAACAAGCAGTAAAGGATACGAACATCAAAGTAGGAGCTCAAAACATGCATTATGAGGAAAAAGGAGCTTTTACTGGTGAAATATCAGCAGCTATGCTAAAAGAACTAATGGTAGATTATGTAATAATAGGACATTCAGAGAGAAGACAGTATTTTAATGAGACAGATGAAACTGTCAATAAAAAAGTAAAAAAGGCTTTAGCTTATGATATAACTCCAATCATGTGCGTAGGAGAGTCTTTAGAGGAAAGAGAAGCAGAAAAAACTAAAGAAATAGTAAAAGACCAAACGATGAAAGGCCTAGAAGGACTTACTAATGAGCAGGTCTCATCTCTTGTCATAGCCTATGAGCCTATTTGGGCTATAGGTACAGGAAAAACTGCATCTAGCCAAGATGCAAACGAAGTAATTGCTTATATCAGAGAGGTTGTAAAAGACATGTACTCTGAGGAAGTATCTGAGGAAGTTCGTATTCAGTATGGAGGCAGTGTTAAGCCTTCGAATGTTGAAGAGATTATGAATGAAAGTGATATTGACGGAGCACTTGTGGGAGGAGCCTCATTAGAAGCCTCTGATTTTACTGCTTTAGTCAATTTTTAA
- a CDS encoding phosphoglycerate kinase: MLNKKAVNDIDVKGKKVIVRCDFNVPMKNGEITDDRRIKGALETINYLTENKAKVILMSHLGRPDKKYEPEFSLAPVAKRLSELTGKEVKLAQDEAVVGENAKALTASMNEGDIVLLENVRFVKGETKNDLDFAKELASLADVFVNDAFGTAHRAHSSTAGIANYLPSAMGFLIEKEISIMGKALEAPERPFVAILGGAKVSDKISVIENMMDKVDTLIIGGAMAYTFKKALNVPVGSSRVEDDKVELAKDLLEKAKQKGIKLLLPIDHMVAKEFNETSESFATDTEEIPEGFMGLDIGPKTIKLFEDEIKQAKTVIWNGPMGVFEMPKFAVGTKSLAEIIANTDAVSIIGGGDSAAAVEQLGFADKMTHISTGGGASLEFLEGKILPGIDVLESK, translated from the coding sequence ATGCTAAATAAAAAGGCTGTAAATGATATAGATGTAAAAGGTAAAAAGGTAATAGTTAGATGTGATTTTAATGTACCTATGAAAAACGGTGAAATTACTGATGATAGAAGAATTAAAGGAGCACTAGAAACTATAAACTATCTTACTGAAAATAAAGCAAAGGTTATACTTATGTCTCACCTAGGCAGACCTGATAAAAAATATGAGCCTGAGTTTTCACTAGCTCCAGTAGCAAAAAGATTAAGCGAGCTTACTGGCAAGGAAGTAAAATTGGCACAAGATGAAGCTGTAGTTGGCGAAAATGCAAAAGCACTTACTGCATCTATGAACGAAGGCGATATTGTACTTCTTGAAAATGTTAGATTTGTAAAAGGCGAGACAAAAAATGATTTAGACTTTGCAAAAGAACTAGCATCACTTGCTGATGTATTTGTAAACGATGCATTTGGTACTGCTCATAGAGCTCACTCGTCAACAGCTGGAATAGCAAACTATCTTCCTTCAGCTATGGGATTTTTAATAGAAAAAGAAATTTCAATCATGGGAAAAGCGCTTGAAGCTCCAGAAAGACCTTTTGTAGCAATACTTGGAGGAGCAAAGGTTTCAGATAAAATTTCTGTAATAGAAAATATGATGGACAAAGTAGATACGCTTATTATAGGCGGAGCTATGGCATATACCTTCAAGAAAGCTCTAAACGTTCCAGTTGGAAGCTCAAGAGTAGAAGATGACAAAGTAGAGCTTGCAAAGGATTTATTAGAAAAAGCAAAGCAAAAAGGCATAAAATTGCTTCTTCCTATTGACCACATGGTTGCAAAGGAATTTAATGAAACTAGTGAATCGTTTGCCACTGATACAGAAGAAATTCCAGAAGGCTTCATGGGACTAGATATTGGACCTAAAACTATCAAGCTTTTTGAAGATGAAATAAAACAAGCTAAAACAGTAATTTGGAATGGACCTATGGGCGTATTTGAAATGCCTAAATTTGCTGTAGGAACAAAATCCTTAGCAGAAATAATTGCAAATACAGATGCTGTATCAATTATAGGTGGAGGAGACTCGGCTGCAGCAGTTGAACAGCTTGGATTCGCTGATAAAATGACTCATATCTCAACAGGCGGAGGAGCATCTCTAGAGTTTTTAGAGGGTAAAATTCTTCCTGGTATAGATGTACTTGAAAGCAAATAG
- the secG gene encoding preprotein translocase subunit SecG, protein MKTFLMVVEIIVSLGLIASVLLQSGRSAGFSGAITGGAEQLMGNKARGMDVIFRKITAACAVLFIVLAIVLVALQ, encoded by the coding sequence ATGAAAACATTTCTAATGGTTGTGGAGATTATTGTAAGCTTAGGTCTAATTGCTAGTGTACTTCTCCAATCAGGAAGAAGCGCAGGTTTCTCTGGGGCTATAACTGGAGGAGCAGAGCAGCTTATGGGAAACAAGGCAAGAGGTATGGATGTTATTTTTAGAAAAATAACAGCAGCGTGTGCAGTATTGTTCATAGTATTAGCAATCGTATTAGTAGCACTACAGTAA
- the gap gene encoding type I glyceraldehyde-3-phosphate dehydrogenase: MVKVAINGFGRIGKSVLRAYFENGGKEKFGYDIVAINNPGDSTGAAHLFKYDSCFGTYTGDVELKDGKLIIDGHEIVVVDNRDPLQLPWKEMGIDIVIESTGAFTKREGAAKHIEAGAKKVLITAPGKDEDITVVMGVNEEKYDPANHHIVSNASCTTNCLAPFAKVIDEKFGIVKGLMTTVHSYTNDQGLLDQKHKDLRRARAGALSIIPTTTGAAKAVSLVLPQLEGKLNGFSLRVPTPTVSVVDLVVELAKPATKDEINAALKEASETTMKGILGYTEEPLVSIDFRKDERSSIVDALSTMVIDGNMAKIVSWYDNEWGYSVRVVDLAAYMVKKGL, encoded by the coding sequence ATGGTAAAAGTTGCGATTAACGGTTTTGGTAGAATTGGAAAAAGTGTACTTCGTGCATATTTTGAAAATGGCGGAAAAGAAAAATTCGGTTATGATATAGTTGCTATTAACAACCCTGGAGATTCTACTGGAGCAGCTCATTTGTTTAAATATGACTCTTGCTTTGGAACATATACTGGCGATGTAGAATTAAAAGATGGAAAATTAATAATAGATGGACATGAAATAGTAGTAGTTGATAATAGAGATCCACTTCAATTACCATGGAAAGAAATGGGAATCGATATAGTTATTGAATCAACGGGTGCTTTTACAAAGAGAGAAGGAGCAGCTAAGCATATTGAAGCTGGAGCAAAGAAGGTTTTAATTACTGCACCTGGTAAAGACGAAGATATAACAGTGGTTATGGGAGTTAACGAAGAGAAATATGACCCAGCAAATCATCACATAGTATCTAACGCTTCTTGTACTACAAACTGCCTTGCGCCATTTGCAAAGGTTATAGATGAGAAGTTTGGAATTGTAAAAGGTCTTATGACTACAGTTCACTCTTACACTAACGACCAAGGTCTTCTAGATCAAAAACACAAAGATTTAAGAAGAGCAAGAGCTGGAGCTTTATCAATCATTCCTACTACAACAGGAGCTGCTAAAGCTGTTTCATTAGTATTACCTCAACTTGAAGGAAAATTAAACGGATTCTCTCTAAGAGTTCCTACTCCTACTGTATCTGTAGTTGACCTAGTAGTTGAGCTTGCAAAACCAGCTACTAAAGATGAAATCAATGCTGCTCTTAAAGAAGCATCTGAAACTACAATGAAAGGCATTCTTGGATACACTGAGGAGCCACTAGTATCTATTGACTTTAGAAAAGATGAGAGATCTTCGATTGTAGATGCTCTATCTACTATGGTTATTGATGGAAACATGGCAAAAATCGTATCTTGGTATGACAATGAGTGGGGATACTCAGTAAGAGTAGTAGATTTAGCTGCATATATGGTAAAAAAAGGACTATAA
- a CDS encoding sugar-binding transcriptional regulator, whose amino-acid sequence MKKLIDLQRKVVPEVLENMEKRYSILKEISLSSPIGRRMLAGKLNLSERVVRTEVEFLKEQNLINIDASGMFMTDEGIDVLENLSSFISEIKGITKLEDILTKRLGIKKIVIIPSSIDECPACSIDMAKAAGRYFFSIMREHKVIGITGGTTMHSFAENLPQMKTEMPLTIVPARGGLGEEVEIQANNIAAMVSKKLNGHYVLLHVPDNIDKDIMESITSIPQVKSTLEAIDEIDLLVFGIGNASDMAKRRKSSDKECMVIKERGAVSEAFGHYFNIDGEIVYETSTVGIKLDKYKALNDIIGIAGGKKKAEAILSIARINRNLVLITDESAANYLMEITGGFDDN is encoded by the coding sequence ATGAAAAAGCTGATTGATCTTCAAAGAAAAGTTGTACCTGAAGTTCTGGAAAACATGGAAAAAAGATATTCTATATTAAAAGAAATTTCTTTGAGTAGTCCTATTGGAAGAAGAATGCTAGCAGGCAAGCTTAACTTGTCAGAGAGAGTAGTTCGAACCGAGGTTGAATTTTTAAAGGAACAAAATCTAATTAATATAGATGCTTCTGGTATGTTTATGACAGATGAAGGCATAGATGTGCTAGAAAATTTAAGTAGCTTTATTTCAGAAATTAAGGGTATAACGAAATTAGAAGATATACTCACCAAAAGACTTGGAATAAAAAAGATTGTTATTATTCCTTCATCGATTGACGAATGTCCAGCTTGTAGTATTGACATGGCTAAAGCTGCAGGAAGATATTTCTTTTCTATCATGAGAGAGCACAAGGTTATAGGAATAACTGGAGGAACGACTATGCATAGCTTTGCAGAAAACCTTCCTCAAATGAAAACTGAGATGCCGCTCACTATAGTTCCAGCTAGAGGGGGACTAGGAGAAGAAGTAGAGATTCAAGCCAATAACATAGCGGCTATGGTATCAAAAAAACTCAATGGACATTATGTACTTCTTCATGTTCCAGATAACATCGATAAAGACATAATGGAAAGCATAACAAGCATTCCACAAGTTAAAAGCACACTTGAAGCTATAGATGAGATAGATTTGCTTGTGTTTGGAATAGGCAACGCATCTGATATGGCTAAAAGAAGAAAAAGCAGCGACAAGGAATGCATGGTAATCAAAGAAAGAGGAGCTGTATCTGAAGCTTTTGGCCATTATTTTAATATTGATGGTGAAATAGTTTATGAAACCAGTACAGTGGGAATAAAACTAGATAAGTACAAAGCTTTAAATGATATCATTGGTATAGCTGGAGGCAAGAAAAAAGCTGAAGCAATCTTATCAATAGCTAGAATCAATAGAAACCTAGTTCTTATAACTGACGAAAGTGCCGCTAATTACCTTATGGAAATAACAGGCGGATTTGATGATAATTAA
- the rpoN gene encoding RNA polymerase factor sigma-54 has translation MPDDEDSNAENYLKDNVNMYDYLSQQLRLMSLDSKVFAAGCYIIRTLNKDGYFKEDIRNACRNVGVAEEVFAEALEVVQSLEPSGIAARNISECLLLQIKDKGISDKVLENIIMEDIEMIGAHKYKELCKKYSIPSEKLKAYIDYIKTLDPRPARQFASDENQYVLPDVVVERKNHGFEVRLNNDSLPSLKISSFYEKMLKDSIEKETKDYIKEKLQSSLMLIKNIEQRKNTVLKVAKGIVEEQEEFFLYGKNHIKPMILRDIAEKTGFHESTISRTVNGKYMLTPKGLFEFKYFFSSGVKDCDGDMVSNINIKNELKDIIDKENKKKPLSDQKICDILNLKGINISRRTVAKYREELNIPGSSIRKEI, from the coding sequence ATACCAGATGATGAGGATAGCAATGCAGAGAATTATTTAAAAGATAATGTAAATATGTACGATTATCTGAGCCAGCAGCTTAGATTAATGAGCTTGGACTCAAAAGTATTTGCCGCTGGTTGTTATATCATAAGAACTTTAAATAAAGACGGATACTTTAAAGAGGATATTAGAAATGCTTGCAGAAATGTAGGCGTAGCTGAAGAGGTTTTTGCGGAGGCATTAGAGGTGGTTCAAAGCCTAGAACCTAGCGGAATTGCTGCTAGAAATATATCTGAGTGTTTGCTTCTTCAGATTAAGGACAAGGGAATCTCAGATAAGGTACTGGAAAACATTATCATGGAAGATATAGAAATGATAGGGGCTCATAAGTATAAGGAACTTTGCAAGAAGTACTCTATTCCTTCGGAAAAACTAAAAGCGTATATAGATTATATAAAAACTTTGGATCCAAGACCTGCTAGACAGTTCGCGTCTGATGAAAACCAATATGTGCTTCCAGATGTAGTAGTAGAAAGAAAAAACCATGGTTTCGAAGTTAGATTAAATAATGATAGCTTGCCGAGTCTAAAAATAAGTAGCTTTTATGAAAAAATGCTCAAGGATTCTATTGAAAAAGAAACTAAAGACTATATTAAAGAGAAACTTCAGAGCTCATTGATGTTAATTAAGAATATAGAGCAGAGAAAAAATACTGTACTAAAAGTTGCTAAAGGGATAGTAGAAGAACAAGAAGAATTCTTCTTATATGGCAAAAATCATATCAAACCTATGATACTTAGGGATATAGCTGAGAAAACGGGTTTTCACGAATCAACAATATCACGTACTGTAAATGGAAAATACATGCTTACACCAAAAGGACTTTTTGAGTTTAAGTATTTTTTCAGCAGTGGAGTAAAAGATTGCGATGGAGATATGGTATCTAATATAAATATAAAAAATGAGCTTAAGGATATTATAGATAAAGAAAATAAGAAAAAACCACTTAGCGATCAAAAAATATGTGATATTTTGAATTTAAAGGGTATAAATATATCTAGGCGAACTGTTGCAAAGTATCGCGAAGAACTAAATATCCCGGGCTCTTCAATTAGAAAAGAAATTTAA
- the gpmI gene encoding 2,3-bisphosphoglycerate-independent phosphoglycerate mutase — MRKPVALIILDGFGYLPTDRGNAVKHANTPVFDSIFQNYSHTLIGASGEDVGLPDGQMGNSEVGHLNIGAGRIVYQELTRITKEIREGSLFTNPALLEAMENAKKEGRALHLMGLLSDGGVHSHNSHIEGLLLMAKQQGVKDVYVHAFMDGRDTPPQSGKDYIVQLENFMKTHGIGKILTVSGRYYAMDRDKRWDRVKLAYDAIVKADAPKADSALSCIEASYHENVTDEFVLPTVIGEGLTTLSAHDSVIFFNFRPDRARELTRAIVDRDFDGFEREYFETTYVTMTQYDKTMPNVIVAYTPQTLDNTLGEYIASKGKTQLRIAETEKYAHVTFFFNGGREEAYTNEERILVPSPKVATYDLKPEMSAYEVTDRLINDLETNPKDLIVLNFANPDMVGHTGVFEAAVKAVETVDICLGKVLDKIKSLGGVAFITADHGNAEQMFDDLGGPFTAHTTNKVPFVMVDDVNKNIKLRDGGRLCDFAPTILEVMGLEKPEQMTGISLLIK; from the coding sequence ATGAGAAAACCCGTAGCGCTTATAATTCTAGATGGCTTTGGATATCTGCCTACAGATAGAGGCAATGCTGTAAAGCATGCCAATACTCCAGTATTTGATTCTATATTTCAAAATTATTCACATACACTTATAGGTGCAAGTGGAGAAGATGTAGGATTGCCAGATGGACAGATGGGAAATTCTGAAGTTGGGCACCTAAACATAGGTGCAGGAAGAATTGTATATCAAGAATTAACAAGAATAACGAAAGAAATTAGAGAAGGCTCACTTTTTACAAATCCAGCCTTGCTAGAGGCTATGGAAAATGCTAAAAAAGAAGGAAGAGCACTTCATCTTATGGGCCTTTTATCAGATGGAGGAGTGCATTCTCACAATTCACATATTGAGGGCTTGCTTCTTATGGCAAAGCAACAAGGTGTAAAGGATGTCTATGTGCATGCTTTTATGGACGGAAGAGATACGCCACCGCAAAGTGGAAAAGACTATATCGTGCAGCTAGAAAACTTTATGAAAACTCATGGCATTGGAAAAATTCTAACTGTAAGTGGCAGATACTATGCCATGGACAGAGACAAAAGATGGGACAGAGTAAAGCTAGCCTATGATGCTATAGTAAAGGCAGATGCTCCAAAAGCAGATTCAGCACTTTCATGCATTGAGGCTTCATACCATGAGAATGTGACAGATGAGTTTGTGCTTCCTACAGTAATTGGAGAAGGACTGACTACGCTTTCTGCTCATGACTCAGTTATATTCTTTAATTTTAGACCAGATAGAGCGAGAGAGCTTACTAGAGCTATTGTGGATAGAGACTTTGATGGGTTTGAAAGAGAATATTTCGAAACGACATATGTCACCATGACTCAGTATGACAAAACTATGCCTAATGTAATAGTAGCTTATACTCCTCAAACTTTAGACAATACTCTAGGAGAATATATAGCATCTAAAGGAAAAACTCAGCTTCGTATAGCAGAAACAGAAAAATATGCCCACGTTACATTTTTCTTCAATGGAGGAAGAGAAGAGGCCTATACCAATGAAGAGCGTATATTAGTACCTTCTCCAAAAGTTGCAACCTATGACTTAAAACCTGAAATGTCAGCGTATGAAGTAACAGATAGGCTAATTAACGATTTAGAAACTAATCCTAAGGATTTAATTGTTCTAAACTTTGCAAATCCTGACATGGTAGGACATACTGGAGTATTTGAAGCAGCAGTTAAAGCAGTAGAAACTGTAGATATATGTCTAGGAAAAGTACTAGATAAGATAAAAAGTCTAGGTGGAGTTGCTTTTATAACAGCAGACCATGGTAATGCAGAGCAGATGTTTGATGATCTTGGTGGACCATTTACAGCGCACACTACAAATAAAGTTCCTTTTGTTATGGTTGATGATGTAAATAAAAATATAAAATTAAGAGATGGCGGAAGACTGTGCGATTTTGCACCTACAATTTTAGAAGTAATGGGACTTGAAAAGCCAGAACAAATGACGGGTATAAGTCTACTAATAAAATAA
- the eno gene encoding phosphopyruvate hydratase — protein MFISDVFAREILDSRGNPTVEVEVVLESGEMGRAAVPSGASTGIYEAVELRDGDKSRYLGKGVLNAVDNVNEIIAPELIGMNVFDQVGIDQMLIELDGTDNKGKLGANAILGVSMAVVKAAAEELGMPLFQYLGGVNAKVLPTPMMNIINGGEHADNNVDIQEFMVMPVGADSWAEALRMGAEIFHSLKSVLKGKGLNTAVGDEGGFAPNLGSNEEALMAIVEAIEKAGYKPGDEVKIAMDAAASSFYSADKKKYVLAGEGKELTSEEMVAFYEDLVSKYPIISIEDGLDENDWDGFKLMTERLGDKIQIVGDDLFVTNTAKLEEGIQKGIANSILIKLNQIGTITETLDAIEMAKRAGYTAIISHRSGETEDTTIADLVVAVNAGQIKTGAPSRTDRVAKYNQLIRIEEMIGEVSQYAGMNAFYNIKKR, from the coding sequence ATGTTTATATCTGATGTATTTGCAAGAGAAATTCTAGATTCAAGAGGAAATCCAACTGTAGAAGTAGAGGTAGTATTAGAGTCAGGAGAAATGGGTAGAGCTGCAGTTCCATCTGGAGCATCAACAGGTATCTATGAAGCTGTAGAATTAAGAGATGGAGACAAGTCTCGTTATTTAGGCAAAGGAGTACTTAATGCAGTTGATAACGTAAATGAAATCATAGCTCCAGAGCTAATAGGCATGAATGTATTTGACCAAGTTGGAATTGACCAAATGCTAATCGAACTAGATGGAACTGATAATAAAGGTAAATTAGGAGCTAACGCTATTCTTGGAGTTTCTATGGCAGTTGTTAAAGCAGCAGCTGAAGAACTAGGAATGCCTTTATTCCAATATTTAGGAGGAGTAAATGCAAAGGTTCTTCCTACTCCTATGATGAACATCATAAACGGCGGAGAGCATGCGGATAATAACGTAGATATTCAAGAGTTTATGGTTATGCCTGTAGGAGCAGACTCATGGGCTGAAGCGCTTAGAATGGGAGCAGAGATTTTCCATTCACTAAAATCTGTATTAAAAGGTAAAGGGTTAAATACTGCAGTAGGTGATGAAGGTGGATTTGCACCAAACCTTGGTTCAAATGAAGAAGCTTTAATGGCTATAGTAGAAGCTATAGAAAAAGCTGGATATAAGCCAGGAGATGAAGTTAAAATAGCTATGGATGCTGCTGCTTCATCATTCTATAGTGCTGATAAGAAAAAATACGTTCTTGCTGGAGAAGGCAAAGAGCTTACATCAGAAGAAATGGTTGCTTTCTATGAAGATTTAGTATCTAAATATCCTATTATTTCTATCGAAGATGGACTAGATGAAAATGATTGGGACGGCTTCAAGCTTATGACTGAAAGACTTGGAGATAAGATTCAAATCGTTGGGGATGACTTATTTGTAACAAATACAGCTAAGCTAGAAGAGGGAATTCAAAAAGGTATAGCAAATTCAATTCTAATTAAGCTAAACCAAATAGGTACTATAACAGAGACTCTAGATGCTATAGAAATGGCTAAAAGAGCAGGTTACACTGCTATCATTTCTCACCGTTCTGGAGAAACAGAAGACACAACTATAGCTGATTTAGTTGTAGCGGTAAATGCTGGACAAATCAAAACTGGTGCTCCATCTAGAACTGATAGAGTAGCTAAATACAACCAATTAATTAGAATAGAAGAAATGATAGGCGAAGTTTCTCAGTATGCAGGCATGAATGCATTTTATAACATTAAAAAAAGATAG
- the hslO gene encoding Hsp33 family molecular chaperone HslO, translating into MSYILRGTSKNHGIRIFAADTTSMVEEARRLHNTSPVASAALGRALTASSIMGIMMKGDNDKLTLSINGKGPLGTIVCVSDSKGTVKGYVSNPLVDIPNRADGKLDVGSAVGINGLVTIIKDMGMKEPYTGQYPLVNGEIAEDLTAYYAYSEQQPSAIALGVLVDVDYSIKAAGGFIVQLMPEAEEKDIDILEKNLSQITSVSHLIDEGKTPEDLINLVLKDLEPMVYEKIPVSYKCDCSRERIEKALISIGKKDLDEIIKEDKLAEISCHFCNTVYHFNEAELIDLRKSLDN; encoded by the coding sequence ATGAGTTATATATTAAGAGGAACATCGAAAAATCATGGAATAAGAATATTTGCAGCTGATACTACAAGTATGGTAGAGGAAGCCAGAAGACTTCACAATACAAGCCCAGTTGCTTCAGCGGCTTTAGGAAGAGCTCTTACAGCTTCTAGCATTATGGGAATAATGATGAAGGGCGATAATGACAAGCTGACCCTTAGTATAAATGGAAAAGGACCACTTGGTACAATAGTTTGCGTATCAGACTCAAAAGGCACAGTAAAGGGTTATGTGAGCAATCCACTTGTTGATATTCCAAATAGAGCTGATGGCAAGCTAGATGTAGGCTCAGCGGTTGGAATAAACGGACTTGTTACTATAATTAAGGATATGGGGATGAAAGAGCCTTATACTGGTCAGTACCCTCTTGTCAATGGAGAAATAGCTGAGGATTTGACTGCGTATTATGCATACTCTGAGCAGCAGCCTTCAGCTATAGCCCTTGGAGTGCTAGTAGATGTAGATTATAGTATTAAGGCGGCAGGAGGCTTTATAGTTCAGCTTATGCCTGAAGCAGAGGAAAAAGATATAGATATTTTGGAGAAAAATCTAAGCCAAATTACATCAGTATCACATCTTATAGATGAGGGAAAAACACCTGAGGATTTGATAAACCTAGTGCTAAAGGATTTAGAACCTATGGTTTATGAAAAAATTCCGGTGAGCTATAAGTGTGATTGTAGCAGAGAAAGAATAGAAAAAGCACTAATCAGTATAGGGAAAAAGGATTTAGATGAAATAATAAAAGAAGATAAGCTCGCTGAAATTTCATGCCATTTCTGTAACACTGTGTATCATTTTAATGAAGCTGAGCTTATAGATTTAAGAAAATCCTTAGATAATTAA
- a CDS encoding RNA polymerase sigma-54 factor (fragment), with protein sequence MKMSFGLEINQSQKMILTKELKQSLEILQMNRFEIEELIVRETNENPTLEVEKKTR encoded by the coding sequence ATGAAGATGAGTTTTGGATTAGAAATTAACCAAAGCCAAAAAATGATACTTACTAAAGAGCTAAAGCAATCACTAGAGATACTTCAAATGAATAGATTTGAAATAGAGGAGCTCATAGTAAGGGAAACAAACGAAAATCCTACACTTGAAGTAGAAAAAAAGACGAGATAG